In a single window of the Candidatus Tisiphia endosymbiont of Nemotelus nigrinus genome:
- a CDS encoding IS481 family transposase yields the protein MGQILHGCAKTTEAICFAIQNSQESLKTLARKYSINPKTVAKWKKRTTLQDTCMGPKEPSSTVLTSEEEAMCIAFRKHTLLSLDDCLYALQVSIPKLTRSSLHRLLQRHNVSRLPEVKGNNKTKKKFKLYPIGYFHIDIAEVKTEEGKLYLFVAIDRTSKFVYVELLPRCTKTETAQFLRNLIKAIPYKIHTILTDNGIQFTNRTVDKHAWMHIFDRICYEYNIEHRLTKVNHPWTNGQVERMNRTIKEATVKRFYYDNHQQLKQHLYDFINAYNFAKRLKALKGLTPYEFIIKTWTSDPNKFIINPNHHTLGLNTFFSVYYKVSKM from the coding sequence ATGGGACAAATATTACACGGCTGTGCCAAAACGACAGAGGCAATATGTTTCGCAATCCAAAATAGTCAAGAGAGCTTAAAGACTTTAGCAAGAAAATATTCTATTAATCCTAAAACAGTTGCTAAGTGGAAGAAACGAACTACATTACAAGATACTTGTATGGGTCCCAAAGAACCATCTTCTACAGTATTAACTTCTGAAGAAGAAGCTATGTGTATAGCATTTCGTAAACACACTTTATTATCTTTAGATGATTGCTTATATGCTTTACAAGTTAGTATTCCCAAGCTTACTAGATCTTCTTTACATAGACTTCTTCAACGCCATAATGTTAGTAGGTTACCGGAAGTAAAAGGAAATAACAAAACCAAGAAGAAGTTTAAACTTTATCCAATTGGTTATTTCCATATAGATATTGCTGAAGTCAAAACAGAAGAAGGTAAACTCTATCTATTTGTTGCTATTGATCGCACTTCAAAGTTTGTGTATGTAGAACTTTTACCAAGATGTACCAAGACAGAAACAGCACAATTTCTTCGTAATTTAATTAAAGCTATACCTTATAAAATTCATACTATTTTGACAGATAATGGTATTCAATTTACTAACAGAACAGTAGATAAGCACGCTTGGATGCATATTTTTGATCGTATTTGCTATGAATACAATATTGAACACAGGCTAACAAAAGTTAATCATCCATGGACTAATGGACAGGTAGAACGTATGAATCGTACTATTAAAGAGGCAACTGTTAAACGTTTTTATTATGACAATCATCAGCAACTTAAACAACATTTATATGATTTTATCAATGCCTACAATTTCGCAAAAAGACTTAAAGCTCTTAAAGGTTTAACTCCTTATGAATTTATCATAAAAACATGGACATCTGATCCAAATAAATTTATTATTAACCCTAACCACCACACCCTGGGACTAAACACATTTTTTTCAGTCTATTATAAGGTTAGTAAAATGTAA